A window of Cryptomeria japonica chromosome 3, Sugi_1.0, whole genome shotgun sequence contains these coding sequences:
- the LOC131027426 gene encoding ethylene-responsive transcription factor ERF013-like, with the protein MPNDCEEIRYRAVRKRKRGKYVTEIRSRKRSRISLGSYFTPHAAARAYDAALLCLRGPNATAFNFPVTQINPGVLEVASAETNRSPETIRTAAIAIGSAYDVVPPADDDEAGRKVEEAVPTESSTETRDAPKDTSHQVEGEEEEEEEEENDIKYLLQSPEHIPFEESVQMAPLQPDLQPYDQSEIFHDLDSWDAVPKPPE; encoded by the coding sequence ATGCCAAATGATTGCGAAGAAATTAGATACCGAGCCGTgagaaagaggaaaagggggaaatATGTGACCGAAATTAGGTCAAGAAAGAGATCACGCATATCGCTGGGGTCATACTTCACTCCTCACGCTGCAGCTCGAGCTTATGATGCTGCGCTCTTGTGCCTTCGAGGACCCAATGCAACGGCTTTCAATTTTCCAGTCACGCAGATCAACCCAGGTGTACTGGAGGTGGCATCTGCAGAGACTAATCGATCACCAGAGACTATTCGTACAGCCGCCATCGCGATTGGCTCTGCATACGACGTCGTTCCTCCAGCTGATGATGACGAAGCGGGTAGGAAAGTTGAAGAAGCAGTACCGACCGAATCTTCGACTGAAACCAGAGACGCACCAAAAGATACATCACATCAagtggaaggagaagaagaagaagaagaagaggaggagaatGATATAAAATATCTGTTACAATCTCCAGAACATATACCATTTGAGGAGAGCGTTCAGATGGCTCCACTTCAGCCAGATTTGCAACCCTACGACCAATCTGAAATTTTCCATGATTTAGATAGTTGGGACGCCGTGCCAAAGCCACCTGAATAA